Proteins co-encoded in one Aspergillus luchuensis IFO 4308 DNA, chromosome 6, nearly complete sequence genomic window:
- a CDS encoding uncharacterized protein (COG:S;~EggNog:ENOG410PZXQ) — MDRITDWGLINYGRDFILNNGYRNYNDGPLSQNGQYRDIVRDFDNIDGLIRDTDFFLETRLDTLLGNTAAMLRLDRVAHWPLAITVDSSYRLERSLLDIRQYPGSVKLHDPVLNSHSLRMCAFYNMYEISCAILDRDSWEEWLSCFPEGLDPHDQESIDTQTQTIMDSPERNDIWDSERADREYQTNIENYLERNWNGPSAWRYPSFEQDWCTDCRRIGYRTGCDQDCELMDGPYYGKYWNIDRVLEVDFSDPEMR, encoded by the coding sequence ATGGACCGTATCACTGACTGGGGCCTGATAAACTACGGTCGTGACTTCATCCTGAACAATGGTTACCGGAACTATAACGATGGCCCTCTGAGTCAAAATGGGCAGTACCGGGATATTGTCCGAGACTTTGATAATATCGACGGCCTGATTCGAGATACCGACTTTTTCCTAGAAACACGCCTGGACACTCTGCTTGGTAACACCGCAGCAATGCTTCGCCTTGATCGAGTCGCCCACTGGCCTCTGGCAATAACCGTCGACTCGTCATACAGACTCGAACGTAGCTTGTTAGACATTCGACAGTACCCAGGCTCAGTAAAGCTTCACGATCCCGTTCTGAACAGTCATAGCCTCCGTATGTGTGCGTTCTATAACATGTACGAAATTTCTTGCGCCATATTAGACAGGGATTCATGGGAAGAATGGCTTTCATGTTTCCCTGAAGGCCTCGATCCCCATGATCAGGAGAGTATTGATACTCAGACCCAAACGATCATGGACAGTCCCGAAAGAAATGACATCTGGGATAGCGAGAGGGCAGATCGGGAATACCAAACCAACATTGAGAACTATTTGGAGCGAAACTGGAATGGTCCTTCTGCATGGCGTTACCCCAGCTTTGAACAGGACTGGTGTACCGACTGCCGACGGATAGGATATCGGACCGGGTGTGATCAAGACTGCGAGCTGATGGATGGTCCTTACTATGGAAAGTATTGGAATATTGATAGAGTTCTTGAGGTTGATTTTTCTGATCCTGAAATGCGGTAA
- a CDS encoding uncharacterized protein (COG:S;~EggNog:ENOG410PWV9): MEMSREQLIFNVMADYPPMEMEVMRLLQPGFSNALEPLITSQLSFDSFSIETISAIMKVWFNPELAHHVRSFEVCWYYTEEDQEVEGFNEENVLNFVDHALDTIFEPKEGKLRAKWKEYLLMPNKEAWFGLLLVRLHHLETLEFGHDGTYGLVIDILRKAARRQRPFHEDPPFPCLKKIIMYPQWGGTWIDSNFVDPFFFFPAVETIECQAIGESDPSENTPVVTARSARPVRRIIVKEAYWTHGLFDWLDACTQLEHLSIKLDFQPDDETSEEYRFRAPQFRRHLLRSRSTLKTLHLGATQTLTGLAGDLVDEDGPLGSLQEFTYLQDLDIRHAHLLPLASRGRMVRRHTRLLIILPASIQRLKIRHVVDEDFGSLLSELLNVVQRRDLFPRLEELIIKVEDVENKPLDPLRQACTSAGITFTAKLQKV; this comes from the coding sequence ATGGAGATGTCACGAGAACAGCTCATATTCAACGTCATGGCCGACTATCCACCGATGGAAATGGAAGTCATGCGGCTGCTGCAGCCTGGGTTCTCCAACGCGCTTGAACCGTTGATCACTTCCCAGCTATCGTTCGACTCATTCTCCATCGAGACAATCTCTGCAATAATGAAGGTCTGGTTTAACCCGGAACTTGCCCACCACGTGCGCTCCTTCGAAGTTTGTTGGTACTATACagaggaagatcaagaagtggaaggattCAATGAGGAGAACGTCCTCAACTTTGTCGACCATGCACTAGACACCATTTTCGAAcccaaggaaggaaaattACGAGCCAAATGGAAAGAATACCTATTGATGCCGAATAAAGAGGCTTGGTTCGGACTACTACTTGTGCGCCTGCATCACCTGGAAACGCTCGAGTTCGGGCACGACGGTACGTACGGCCTTGTGATCGATATCTTGCGCAAAGCCGCGCGACGTCAGCGGCCTTTCCATGAAGATCCTCCATTTCCATGCCTCAAGAAAATTATCATGTATCCTCAGTGGGGAGGCACATGGATTGATTCCAACTTTGTTgatcccttcttcttctttccggcTGTTGAAACCATCGAGTGTCAAGCAATCGGCGAGTCGGACCCTTCAGAGAACACTCCAGTTGTGACAGCCCGCTCCGCTCGCCCCGTCCGTAGGATTATTGTTAAGGAAGCCTATTGGACTCACGGCTTGTTTGACTGGCTGGATGCGTGTACGCAGCTGGAACACCTGTCAATCAAGCTAGACTTCCAACCGGATGATGAAACCTCGGAAGAATATCGATTTCGTGCTCCGCAATTCCGTCGGCACCTCCTTCGTTCCAGATCGACACTGAAGACGCTTCATCTTGGTGCGACGCAGACTTTGACAGGCCTGGCAGGTGATctggtcgatgaggatggaccATTAGGCTCTTTGCAGGAATTCACCTACCTCCAGGATCTTGACATCCGACATGCCCATCTGCTCCCATTGGCCTCACGGGGTAGGATGGTAAGGCGCCACACGCGTCTCCTTATAATACTTCCTGCCTCGATCCAGCGTCTGAAGATTAGGCACGTTGTCGATGAGGACTTTGGTAGTCTTCTGTCTGAGCTGCTGAATGTGGTGCAGCGGCGGGACTTGTTTCCTCGGCTTGAAGAACTCATAATCAAAGTTGAAGATGTAGAGAACAAGCCATTGGATCCTTTGAGACAAGCATGCACGTCCGCCGGTATTACATTTACCGCTAAGTTGCAGAAGGTCTGA
- a CDS encoding EthD domain-containing protein (COG:S;~EggNog:ENOG410PSF9;~InterPro:IPR011008,IPR009799;~PFAM:PF07110;~go_function: GO:0016491 - oxidoreductase activity [Evidence IEA]), translated as MSVRVIIYAYRKPGLDLQTFKERYEAHIGLVKRLSGDDFPLSHKRMYVARTTIEQPQAGEGNNNNSTRNALTPATVLVGQQTDFDFDAYAELTFADQTAFQTFSAKVMAPEAAAQIAADEEGFLDRSKLGIALLGDVVETTN; from the coding sequence ATGTCCGTCCGGGTCATCATCTACGCCTACCGCAAACCGGGCCTCGACCTCCAAACCTTCAAGGAGCGCTACGAAGCCCACATTGGGCTAGTTAAGCGTCTCTCCGGCGACgacttccccctctcccacAAGCGTATGTACGTTGCGCGCACTACAATTGAGCAACCTCAAGCCGGGGagggcaacaacaacaactcgaCCCGCAATGCCCTCACACCTGCCACCGTTCTTGTCGGCCAGCAGACAGATTTCGATTTTGATGCCTACGCCGAACTCACTTTCGCGGACCAGACTGCCTTCCAGACGTTCTCTGCCAAGGTGATGGCGCCTGAAGCGGCAGCGCAGATTGcggcggatgaggaaggattTTTGGACCGGAGCAAGTTGGGAATTGCGCTTTTgggggatgtggtggagACTACCAATTAG
- a CDS encoding uncharacterized protein (COG:G;~EggNog:ENOG410PKNR;~InterPro:IPR029226;~PFAM:PF14856): MSLSFHYSARPKPRNTFLTFLHFTLFTLSFFFRTSASIKVPFQLPASPGYQGSLIDDVVLHEDSHAESNRTGNWTSLTCTDPAIQDALWMPCAQRWAQLDASSAWSDAINVWKRIDKPKMQPAAKEFSRSIMNTFHVDETMNCGLPAPNGNCFNAKTCGSFHDFGKGTGDSGAAAMVIYNSLTVINSAFSQFYAAINAVAGTYIDTQLQDFETTFATVPSPPSDTWLEVLVNLLGLGITVITAPYFEGVFTNLPALSISLGASGANNTANITSAIVAYGASIASNSLSKGPGKWTPKYQDSFTATLGSVVYGWSATAQDQLWNLFNGSDASISLLSTMIANGNLIEGGGESPSVDYLTNNQINAQIESYISKAFFGFAIPSLWSVSGTAAFVVDSGHDCNAQNPLSDYMTASTQESTYACYDNKLYYLVHPHGKWKGCSSKDSGSTSTCSDQTYFTAPPGLSSLGSGSWGNITVSDLIIGSVRTYVANGNANGGPVANPLDKDTLKDLSKQDITTPGYIRLPVCSPQVAWSSWSTPSQSNSSDPNYPCNPLQGITKCSGYTYQDETSSASPNVSDCQTIVKNIQATSRKWTTGIGHQRDIAKSGSCHFGVQNVGVTGDVTYHTGSQDIVTIINEAISKYASDGLVGAKGYMECGGDAGNQKVEWGIY, from the exons atgtctctctctttccattATTCGGCGCGGCCCAAGCCACGCAATACGTTCCTTACGTTCCTGCACTTCACTCTTTttaccctttctttcttctttcgcaCCTCCGCCTCTATCAAAGTGCCTTTCCAGCTTCCCGCCAGTCCTGGGTATCAAGGTAG CCTCATTGACGACGTCGTCCTGCATGAAGACTCTCACGCAGAGAGCAACCGAACCGGAAACTGGACTTCCCTAACTTGTACGGATCCGGCCATCCAAGATGCCCTGTGGATGCCGTGCGCTCAGCGCTGGGCGCAGCTAGACGCTTCCAGTGCTTGGTCCGATGCCATCAACGTCTGGAAGAGAATTGATAAGCCCAAAATGCAGCCTGCTGCAAAGGAATTCTCCCGGTCCATCATGAACACTTTCCATGTCGATGAGACGATGAATTGCGGGCTACCAGCTCCAAATGGCAACTGTTTCAACGCCAAAACATGCGGATCGTTCCACGACTTCGGAAAGGGCACCGGTGATTCGGGTGCTGCGGCAATGGTGATCTATAATTCTCTCACAGTGATAAACTCG GCGTTCTCCCAATTCTACGCTGCCATCAACGCAGTTGCTGGAACATACATCGACACCCAGCTCCAGGACTTTGAGACCACCTTCGCAACGGTACCTTCGCCTCCCAGTGACACATGGCTAGAGGTCTTGGTCAACCTTTTAGGCCTTGGAATCACGGTGATAACTGCGCCATACTTTGAAGGAG TCTTCACAAATCTACCGGCTCTTAGTATCTCTCTGGGAGCCTCTGGCGCCAACAACACTGCCAATATCACCAGCGCCATCGTGGCGTACGGAGCCTCAATTGCGAGCAATTCACTGTCGAAAGGGCC AGGTAAATGGACACCAAAGTATCAAGATAGCTTCACCGCTACACTGGGGTCGGTAGTCTACGGCTGGTCTGCCACGGCCCAAGACCAACTGTGGAATTTGTTTAATGGATCAGATGCCTCCATCAGCCTTCTTAGTACCATGATTGCCAATGGTAACCTCATTGAGGGTGGGGGCGAGAGCCCATCGGTAGACTACCTAACAAACAACCAGATTAACGCCCAAATCGAGAGCTACATCAGCAAggccttcttcggcttcgccatcccatccctatGGTCTGTCTCCGGCACCGCTGCCTTCGTCGTCGACTCGGGCCATGACTGCAATGCGCAAAACCCATTATCCGACTACATGACTGCATCCACCCAAGAGTCCACTTATGCATGCTACGATAACAAGTTGTACTATCTGGTCCATCCCCACGGCAAGTGGAAAGGTTGTTCCAGTAAGGACAGTGGGTCGACATCAACGTGCTCTGACCAGACATATTTCACTGCGCCACCAGGACTGAGCTCACTCGGCTCAGGGTCTTGGGGGAACATCACTGTGTCTGATCTGATTATCGGGTCCGTTCGAACCTACGTCGCCAATGGCAATGCCAACGGAGGACCTGTCGCCAATCCCTTGGACAAAGATACTCTGAAAGATCTATCGAAACAAGACATCACCACTCCCGGCTATATTCGCCTCCCAGTGTGCAGCCCTCAGGTGGCCTGGTCCTCGTGGTCCACCCCGTCGCAGTCCAACTCTAGCGATCCGAACTACCCCTGTAACCCGTTGCAGGGCATCACCAAGTGCAGCGGCTACACCTACCAGGACGAGACCTCGTCCGCTTCCCCGAATGTGTCTGACTGTCAAACTATCGTAAAGAATATCCAGGCCACAAGCCGCAAGTGGACTACTGGTATCGGTCACCAACGCGACATTGCTAAGTCCGGGTCTTGCCATTTTGGTGTTCAGAATGTTGGCGTGACTGGTGATGTTACTTATCACACTGGCAGTCAGGATATTGTTACTATTATCAACGAGGCAATCTCCAAGTACGCCTCTGATGGTCTTGTTGGTGCGAAGGGGTACATGGAGTGTGGTGGCGATGCAGGTAATCAGAAGGTCGAGTGGGGTATATATTAG
- a CDS encoding uncharacterized protein (COG:S;~EggNog:ENOG410PXBX;~SECRETED:SignalP(1-23);~TransMembrane:1 (n6-14c19/20o264-284i)) produces MNRRRFLAWAVLVLNSIIAMGDGTPDISPGIFEVDLIFPRNETYTPQALMPIVFALQNPSLASTLGATIYWGLREGNNWSAPGSITDGGFELFTLNSTSSGPHLATSFVNTLAYPDGSWTFVWTLEVTNCSQAERPDCLQSESQNCSLTYNPNKVISLNNAIVFNVSQSGQTPSLEAATSSDMCGTMEAFAFNVTSAGDTEEVCGFLRPSPTTNPCATTVNASAASSIWAEATAFACDPRERSAYPNVTCPTSSSKSNAARQSGMAAASTLLTLLTMVTAFIHLG; encoded by the coding sequence ATGAACCGCCGTCGCTTTCTTGCTTGGGCTGTATTGGTACTAAACTCGATAATTGCAATGGGCGACGGCACTCCAGACATTTCTCCGGGCATATTCGAAGTGGACTTGATATTCCCACGCAATGAAACGTACACTCCTCAGGCGTTGATGCCCATCGTTTTCGCGCTGCAGAATCCGTCTCTGGCTTCCACGTTGGGAGCCACCATCTACTGGGGACTGCGGGAAGGCAACAACTGGTCTGCGCCGGGCTCAATAACGGACGGGGGATTCGAGCTCTTTACGTTGAACTCTACGTCTTCTGGACCTCATTTGGCCACCAGCTTCGTGAACACTCTCGCCTACCCGGACGGCTCTTGGACTTTTGTCTGGACTCTGGAAGTCACCAACTGCTCACAGGCCGAAAGGCCAGATTGCCTTCAATCCGAAAGCCAAAATTGCTCTCTGACTTACAACCCAAATAAAGTCATCTCGTTGAATAATGCCATTGTCTTCAATGTTAGCCAGTCAGGGCAAACACCCAGTCTCGAAGCAGCCACATCTTCTGACATGTGTGGCACCATGGAAGCCTTTGCGTTTAACGTGACTTCTGCCGGGGATACTGAGGAAGTGTGTGGCTTCCTTAGACCCAGTCCGACGACCAACCCGTGCGCAACGACGGTCAATGCTTCCGCGGCATCAAGTATATGGGCAGAAGCCACTGCCTTTGCCTGTGACCCTCGAGAGCGTTCGGCGTACCCCAACGTTACATGtccaacttcttcatccaaatCCAACGCCGCGCGGCAATCTGGCATGGCCGCAGCATCGACATTGCTTACGCTGTTAACAATGGTGACTGCCTTCATCCATCTTGGGTGA
- a CDS encoding uncharacterized protein (COG:S;~EggNog:ENOG410PG0P;~InterPro:IPR011118,IPR029058), which yields MLSVAAERLENYSLIAEVAKPERHYDVTLNFCNVTTNYGHEGWKDNVQVTVWLPLEGWNGRLSGIGGSGLSSLWTYNRFTPAVTRGYAAVGTDAGHAAVIAKNVITDLYGQGPRSSYWDGCSTGGRQGLTLAQQYPTAYDGILAGAPAINRATFVPAMYYPKFVMDHMSHPLSQCTFDAIRNACHR from the exons ATGTTGTCGGTTGCGGCCGAGCGCCTCGAGAACTACTCCCTCATTGCAGAAGTTGCGAAGCCGGAAAGACACTACGACGTCACCCTCAACTTCTGCAATGTCACAACCAACTACGGCCACGAAGGTTGGAAGGACAACGTGCAGGTTACAGTGTGGCTCCCACTGGAAGGCTGGAACGGCCGACTCAGCGGTATTGGCGGTTCTGGGCTGTCTTCACTTTGGACATATAACCGCTTTACGCCCGCTGTGACACGAGGTTATGCTGCTGTTGGAACTGATGCTGGTCAT GCAGCGGTTATTGCGAAGAATGTCATCACGGACCTCTACGGCCAGGGGCCACGGTCCTCCTACTGGGACGGTTGCTCGACAGGTGGCCGCCAGGGCCTTACGTTGGCTCAGCAATATCCCACCGCTTACGATGGGATTCTTGCCGGAGCACCAGCTATCAACAGGGCGACGTTCGTTCCAGCCATGTATTACCCGAAGTTTGTCATGGACCACATGAGCCACCCGTTGTCGCAATGCACATTTGACGCCATTCGTAATGCCTGCCACCGTTGA
- a CDS encoding intradiol ring-cleavage dioxygenase (COG:Q;~EggNog:ENOG410PWWV;~InterPro:IPR015889;~go_function: GO:0005506 - iron ion binding [Evidence IEA];~go_function: GO:0016702 - oxidoreductase activity, acting on single donors with incorporation of molecular oxygen, incorporation of two atoms of oxygen [Evidence IEA];~go_process: GO:0055114 - oxidation-reduction process [Evidence IEA]): protein MGMMCRKSISQYHEQRWKRNIDRRWHGHNTTFSVHTEAPYFETVQNGTCVLTPEVTQGPYVYPPSQILRQDISEGQPGVPLWLDIGVLNMATCEPLEDVLIDIWHCNATGSYSSFTHLSPNTPFPEILKQEGINESDFKMGVTDLHTDDTTFLRGMWPTDKHGMMEMKTIFPGFYIQRTIHIHVQVHTDWSLRENGTIMTGNTVSTGQLYFDEALEQKIMSLEPYASHTQINRTTNADDLVFPYDTAGGFNPVVNVVPMDGKDVTKGMIGYITLGVDTSAIEHGDNYVGDP from the exons ATGGGTATGATGTGTCGCAAGAGCATCTCCCAGTACCATGAGCAGCGCTGGAAGCGCAATATTGACCGCCGCTGGCATGGACACAACACTACCTTCTCAGTTCATACTGAGGCGCCCTACTTCGAGACTGTCCAGAACGGTACTTGCGTGTTGACTCCCGAGGTTACTCAAGGACCCTATGTCTACCCTCCTTCGCAAATCCTCCGTCAGGATATAAGTGAGGGCCAGCCTGGTGTACCACTGTGGCTAGATATTGGTGTTCTCAACATGGCTACATGTGAGCCTCTTGAAGATGTTCTTATTGATATCTGGCATTGCAATGCTACAGGTTCCTACTCCAGCTTCACGCACCTGTCGCCGAACACTCCTTTCCCTGAGATTCTTAAGCAGGAGGGCATCAATGAGAGCGACTTCAAGATGGGTGTCACTGACCTGCATACTGATGACACTACCTTCCTGCGCGGAATGTGGCCTACTGATAAACACGGTATGATGGAAATGAAAACCATCTTCCCTG GATTCTATATCCAGCGTacaatccacatccacgTCCAAGTTCACACCGACTGGTCTCTCCGTGAAAATGGTACTATTATGACTGGTAATACTGTCAGCACTGGCCAGCTTTATTTCGATGAAGCACTGGAACAGAAGATTATGTCTCTCGAGCCCTACGCCTCTCACACGCAAATCAACCGTACCACCAACGCCGATGACCTTGTTTTCCCTTACGACACGGCTGGAGGCTTCAATCCTGTTGTTAATGTAGTACCCATGGATGGAAAGGACGTGACTAAGGGAATGATTGGTTACATTACCCTTGGTGTTGATACCAGTGCCATTGAACATGGTGACAACTATGTCGGCGACCCATAG
- a CDS encoding uncharacterized protein (COG:S;~EggNog:ENOG410PVH4;~InterPro:IPR029675;~PFAM:PF04666;~TransMembrane:3 (i21-38o258-276i288-307o);~go_component: GO:0000139 - Golgi membrane [Evidence IEA];~go_function: GO:0016757 - transferase activity, transferring glycosyl groups [Evidence IEA];~go_process: GO:0006506 - GPI anchor biosynthetic process [Evidence IEA]) produces the protein MANLWCLRHMRPSISSPHPTGLLFCLLGLLYLLSIGYYRSASHRDPTSFFFDPSRAYEKRYSAHRIQEAKSFLTTAGDFPSAAKPSDNTQATICVGIVTVRRRKEQYVGLTVASLLEGLTESERNTIFLDLLIAHTDPFVHPIFSEKWVETLPDRVLLYLNDDNPDYEQIRAWEDGGWYRNKTIYDFTHLMKDCYETGADYVAMIEDDTLAAKGWLSSTLHALDVIQQRTIAGQDWVYLRLFYIDDLLGWNSEEWPRYLAFAFLFWAALTGAIVFAKKRFFKSTPASAICMISFCFIPAFIGLHFMAGRQTMWPIRPGVHEMNKYGCCSQGLVFPRSIVPQFLEHTDLTTDWLVDMMVEKIANRQGWKRYVTVPPVLQHIGATSSKGYGFDKSAKTIWNFRYEEYPY, from the coding sequence ATGGCGAATTTATGGTGTCTTCGCCATATGCGCCCCAGTATCTCATCGCCGCATCCAACGGGCTTGTTATTTTGCTTGCTCGGTCTCTTGTATCTACTCTCGATCGGCTATTATCGGTCGGCAAGTCACCGCGATCctacctccttcttcttcgaccccAGTCGAGCCTACGAGAAACGGTATTCCGCGCACCGAATTCAAGAAGCGAAGTCCTTTCTCACCACTGCTGGCGACTTTCCCTCCGCAGCGAAGCCATCCGACAACACCCAGGCTACGATTTGTGTGGGGATAGTGACGGTTCGCCGAAGGAAAGAGCAATATGTTGGGTTGACAGTAGCCTCTCTCCTGGAAGGCCTCACCGAATCGGAACGAAACACCATATTCCTTGATCTACTCATTGCACATACCGATCCCTTCGTTCACCCAATATTCTCCGAGAAGTGGGTAGAGACCCTACCCGACCGCGTCCTCCTGTATCTGAACGATGATAACCCCGATTACGAGCAGATCCGCGCCtgggaggatggaggatggTATCGTAATAAGACTATCTACGATTTTACACATTTGATGAAGGATTGTTATGAGACTGGTGCGGATTACGTCGCCATGATTGAAGATGATACTTTGGCTGCCAAGGGCTGGCTTTCTTCCACTTTACACGCCCTTGACGTAATCCAGCAGCGCACAATAGCTGGACAAGACTGGGTCTACCTTCGCCTCTTCTATATTGATGACCTGCTGGGTTGGAACTCGGAGGAGTGGCCGAGATACCTTGCGTTCGCTTTCCTATTTTGGGCTGCTCTAACGGGAGCCATAGTATTTGCAAAGAAACGGTTCTTCAAGTCAACTCCAGCAAGTGCTATCTGTATGATCTCTTTTTGTTTCATTCCAGCGTTCATCGGACTACACTTCATGGCAGGGCGGCAGACAATGTGGCCGATTCGTCCGGGTGTCCACGAGATGAACAAATACGGATGCTGCTCGCAGGGCCTGGTCTTCCCGCGTTCGATAGTGCCACAATTTCTGGAACATACCGATCTTACAACCGATTGGTTAGTTGATATGATGGTAGAGAAAATTGCCAACCGACAGGGGTGGAAACGTTATGTGACAGTCCCGCCAGTCCTTCAACATATCGGTGCTACCAGCTCGAAAGGGTATGGGTTTGACAAGTCGGCAAAGACAATTTGGAATTTTAGATACGAAGAGTATCCATATTGA